A genomic region of Cannabis sativa cultivar Pink pepper isolate KNU-18-1 chromosome 1, ASM2916894v1, whole genome shotgun sequence contains the following coding sequences:
- the LOC115704658 gene encoding ARF guanine-nucleotide exchange factor GNOM isoform X2 codes for MGQLKLKTGIKAMEEPLPECDRYSSKATLSCVINSEIGAVLAVMRRNVRWGVHYMSNEDQLEHSLIQSLKALRKQIFTWQHRWHTINPSVYLQPFLDVIRSDETGAPITGVALSSVYKILTLDVIDRNTVNVEDAMHLLVDAVTSCRFEVTDPASEEVVLMKILQVLLACMKSKASVMLSNQHVCTIVNACFRIVHQAGTKGELLQRIARHTMDELVRCIFSHLPDVDNSEMSPSSGLNSEPAFGSRQYENGNMTSEYDGQTLSANLVSNTYVHAGAVGLDDETIETGSGKDSSSHDLILMTKPYGVLCMMEIFHFLCSLLNVVENMGMDPRSSTIAIDEDVPLFALSLINSAIQLGGPSIRHHPTLLCFIQDELFHNLMQFGLSTSPLILSMVCSIVLNLYHHLRTELKFQLEAFFSCVILRLAQSRYGASYQQQEVAMEALVDFCRQETFMVEMYANLDCDIPCSNVFEDLADLLSKSAFPVNSPLSSMHILALDGLIAVIQGMGERAANASVGSECTPFNLKEYTPYWMEKCDNYSDPSHWVPFVRRRKYIKKRLMIGADNFNRDPKKGLEFLQGAHLLPDKLDPQSVACFFRYTTGLDKNLIGDFLGNHDEFSIQVLHEFAWTFDFQDMNLDTALRLFLETFRLPGESQKIQRVLEAFSERYYEQSPHVLANKDAALLLSYSLILLNTDQHNVQVKKKMTEEDFIRNNRKINGGNDLPREFLSELYHSILKNEIRTTPEQGASFPEMTPSRWIDLILKSQKTAPFILSDCGAYLDHDMFAIVSGPTIAALSVVFDNAEDEEVYQTCIDGFLAVAKISACHHLEDVLDDLVVSLCKFTTLLNPSSFEEPMLEFGDDTKARMATATVFTIANSYGDYIRTGWRNILDCILKLHNLGLLPARVASDASDELELSADRGHNKPITNSLSSGHMPPVNLPKRPSGLMGRFSQFLSLDTEEPKSQPTEEQLAAHQRTLQTIQKFHIDSIFSESKFLQAESLLQLAQALILAAGRLQKGSSSPEDEDGAVFCLELLIAITLTNRDRIVLLWQGVYDHISNIVQSTVMPCALVEKAVFGLFRICQRLLPYKENLADELLRSLQLVLKLDARVADAYCEQITQEVGRLVKANASHIRSQLGWRTITSLLSITARHPEASESGFDALLYVMSDGAHLLPANYVLFVDAARQFAESRVGQAERSVCALDLMADSVDCLSRWASEAKKAMGEEEAVRMSQDIGEMWLRLVQGFRKVCLDQREVVRNHALLSLQKCLTVVDSLHLSHGLWLQCFDLVIFSMLDDLHEIAQGQAQKDYRNMEGTLILAMKLLPKVFLRLLPDLSQLTTFVKLWLGVLNRMEKYMRVKIRGKKSEKLHELVPELLKNTLIVMKTRGVLVPRSATGGESLWEMTWSQVNNIAPSLQSEVFPDQSLEQSCHGEAAADLVSDESDKVPSTQMSSFEGAAGGG; via the exons ATGGGGCAGCTAAAGCTGAAAACAGGAATCAAGGCAATGGAAGAACCTCTTCCTGAATGTGATCGGTATTCTAGTAAGGCTACTTTATCATGcgtgattaattcagaaataggAGCTGTGTTAGCAGTAATGAGGAGAAATGTAAGGTGGGGCGTGCATTATATGTCCAATGAAGATCAGTTGGAGCACTCCCTAATTCAGTCTTTGAAAGCATTACGCAAGCAGATTTTTACATGGCAGCATCGCTGGCATACCATCAACCCTTCTGTGTACCTTCAACCATTTCTAGACGTGATTCGATCGGATGAAACTGGTGCTCCAATCACTGGTGTTGCTTTGTCTTCTGTTTACAAGATCTTAACACTCGATGTCATTGATCGAAACACTGTAAATGTTGAAGATGCAATGCACTTGTTAGTTGATGCTGTCACTAGCTGTCGATTTGAGGTGACTGATCCTGCATCGGAAGAGGTTGTTCTAATGAAgatattacaagttcttttggCTTGTATGAAGAGCAAAGCATCTGTCATGTTGAGTAATCAGCATGTTTGCACTATAGTGAATGCTTGTTTCCGTATAGTCCACCAAGCAGGAACTAAAGGTGAGTTATTACAGCGTATAGCTCGGCACACCATGGATGAACTTGTTAGGTGTATCTTTTCGCACCTTCCTGATGTTGACAACTCAGAAATGTCTCCA AGTTCTGGGTTGAACAGTGAGCCTGCATTTGGGAGTAGGCAATATGAGAATGGTAACATGACTTCTGAATATGATGGTCAAACGTTATCTGCAAATCTTGTATCCAATACTTATGTACATGCAGGAGCAGTAGGACTGGATGATGAGACAATTGAGACTGGATCTGGAAAGGATAGCTCATCACATGACTTAATTCTGATGACAAAGCCATATGGAGTACTCTGCATGATGGAAATATTTCATTTCTTGTGCTCTTTGCTAAATGTTGTTGAGAATATGGGAATGGATCCCAGATCAAGTACTATAGCTATTGACGAAGATGTGCCCCTATTTGCCTTGAGTTTGATAAATTCTGCTATACAGTTGGGTGGTCCTTCCATTCGCCATCACCCTACATTACTGTGTTTCATTCAGGATGAACTGTTTCATAATCTGATGCAGTTTGGCCTGTCAACAAGTCCACTTATTCTTTCAATGGTATGCAGCATTGTTCTTAATCTGTATCATCATCTGCGTACTGAGCTCAAATTCCAGCTGGAGGCTTTCTTTTCTTGTGTGATTTTGAGGCTTGCACAAAGCAGATATGGAGCATCCTACCAGCAGCAGGAGGTTGCAATGGAGGCTCTTGTTGACTTCTGTCGGCAAGAAACATTTATGGTGGAAATGTATGCTAACTTAGATTGTGACATACCTTGCAGTAATGTCTTTGAAGATCTCGCTGATCTTTTGTCTAAGAGTGCTTTCCCTGTCAACAGCCCCCTGTCATCAATGCACATTCTAGCTTTGGATGGTCTTATTGCTGTTATTCAGGGTATGGGTGAGAGGGCTGCCAATGCATCAGTTGGTTCAGAGTGCACTCCATTTAATCTTAAAGAGTACACTCCATATTGGATGGAAAAGTGTGATAATTATAGTGACCCTAGTCACTGGGTTCCATTTGTTCGACGGAGAAAATACATCAAAAAAAGGTTGATGATTGGAGCTGATAACTTCAATCGTGATCCCAAGAAAGGGCTAGAATTCCTCCAAGGAGCACATCTTTTGCCTGACAAACTTGATCCTCAAAGTGTGGCATGCTTTTTCAGGTATACAACTGGGTTGGATAAGAATCTAATTGGGGATTTTCTGGGGAATCATGATGAGTTTAGTATTCAGGTTCTTCATGAATTTGCTTGGACTTTTGATTTCCAAGATATGAATTTGGATACTGCATTGCGACTGTTTTTAGAAACATTCAGACTGCCTGGAGAGTCACAAAAGATACAAAGAGTCTTGGAGGCATTCTCAGAGAGATATTATGAGCAATCACCACATGTTCTTGCTAATAAGGATGCTGCTCTCTTGTTATCATATTCATTGATACTGCTTAATACAGACCAACACAATGTACAAGTGAAGAAAAAAATGACAGAGGAGgattttattagaaataatcGAAAAATTAATGGTGGCAATGATCTACCTCGAGAATTTCTATCAGAGCTGTATCACTCAATATTGAAGAATGAGATTCGCACAACCCCAGAACAAGGTGCTAGTTTTCCTGAAATGACCCCAAGTCGGTGGATTGACTTAATCCTCAAATCACAGAAAACTGCTCCTTTCATATTATCAGATTGTGGAGCCTACCTTGACCACGATATGTTTGCAATAGTGTCAGGGCCAACTATAGCTGCTCTTTCTGTAGTTTTTGATAATGCAGAAGATGAAGAGGTTTACCAAACATGTATTGATGGATTCCTAGCTGTTGCGAAAATTTCAGCATGCCATCATCTCGAAGATGTACTTGATGATCTTGTTGTGTCTCTCTGTAAGTTCACGACGCTGCTGAACCCATCATCGTTTGAGGAACCTATGTTGGAGTTTGGTGATGACACAAAAGCTAGAATGGCAACTGCGACAGTTTTCACCATTGCCAACAGTTATGGTGATTACATTCGCACAGGTTGGAGAAATATCCTGGATTGCATTTTAAAGCTGCACAATCTTGGTCTTCTCCCAGCCCGTGTGGCCAGTGATGCAAGTGATGAGTTGGAGCTTTCTGCTGACCGCGGACATAATAAACCTATCACAAATTCTTTATCTTCTGGTCATATGCCTCCTGTGAATCTTCCTAAGAGACCGTCTGGATTGATGGGCCGATTTAGTCAATTCTTGTCCCTTGACACAGAAGAGCCAAAGTCACAACCTACTGAGGAACAACTAGCAGCCCATCAGCGTACGCTTCAGACAATTCAAAAGTTCCATATTGACAGCATCTTTAGTGAGAGTAAGTTTCTGCAAGCTGAATCTTTATTGCAGCTTGCACAAGCACTCATCTTGGCTGCAGGAAGACTTCAGAAAGGGAGCAGCTCGCCTGAGGATGAAGACGGTGCAGTTTTCTGTCTGGAGTTGCTGATTGCAATAACTCTGACTAATAGGGACAGGATTGTGCTTCTTTGGCAGGGTGTCTATGATCACATCTCAAACATTGTTCAGTCAACAGTCATGCCATGTGCTCTTGTGGAAAAGGCTGTCTTTGGTCTCTTCCGTATTTGTCAGCGGTTGCTTCCATACAAAGAGAATCTCGCAGATGAACTTTTGAGGTCATTGCAACTTGTGTTAAAACTTGATGCCCGGGTTGCCGATGCATACTGTGAACAGATTACACAAGAAGTGGGTCGTCTTGTAAAAGCAAATGCTTCTCACATCAGATCCCAGTTAGGGTGGCGTACTATTACATCCCTACTTTCTATCACTGCTCGACATCCTGAAGCTTCAGAGTCTGGGTTTGACGCTTTACTATATGTTATGTCTGATGGTGCCCACTTGTTACCAGccaattatgttttgtttgtGGATGCAGCAAGGCAGTTTGCTGAGTCTCGTGTTGGACAGGCAGAGCGTTCTGTATGTGCACTCGATCTTATGGCAGATTCTGTCGATTGCTTATCACGGTGGGCCTCTGAGGCTAAGAAAGCTATGGGAGAAGAGGAAGCTGTCAGGATGTCTCAAGATATTGGTGAAATGTGGTTGCGACTTGTGCAGGGATTTAGAAAAGTTTGTTTGGATCAGAGAGAAGTGGTTAGAAATCATGCTTTGTTGTCATTACAGAAGTGCCTGACAGTAGTGGACAGTTTACATCTTTCTCATGGTCTTTGGTTACAGTGTTTTGATCTGGTTATATTTTCAATGCTTGATGACTTGCATGAAATTGCCCAAGGTCAAGCTCAAAAGGATTATCGCAACATGGAAGGAACTCTTATACTTGCCATGAAACTCTTGCCGAAGGTATTTCTTCGGTTGCTTCCCGATCTATCTCAACTTACAACCTTCGTCAAATTATGGCTTGGTGTTCTCAACCGCATGGAAAAATATATGAGGGTCAAAATTAGAGGTAAGAAAAGTGAAAAGCTTCATGAGCTAGTACCTGAGCTGCTTAAGAATACCTTAATTGTTATGAAGACCAGGGGAGTACTTGTGCCTAGAAGTGCTACAGGTGGAGAAAGTTTGTGGGAAATGACTTGGTCACAAGTGAATAACATTGCTCCTTCCTTGCAATCTGAAGTCTTTCCTGATCAAAGTTTAGAGCAGTCATGCCATGGTGAAGCAGCAGCAGATCTAGTATCTGATGAATCAGACAAAGTACCGTCAACCCAAATGTCATCTTTTGAAGGTGCTGCTGGTGGAGGTTAG
- the LOC115704658 gene encoding ARF guanine-nucleotide exchange factor GNOM isoform X1, with the protein MGQLKLKTGIKAMEEPLPECDRYSSKATLSCVINSEIGAVLAVMRRNVRWGVHYMSNEDQLEHSLIQSLKALRKQIFTWQHRWHTINPSVYLQPFLDVIRSDETGAPITGVALSSVYKILTLDVIDRNTVNVEDAMHLLVDAVTSCRFEVTDPASEEVVLMKILQVLLACMKSKASVMLSNQHVCTIVNACFRIVHQAGTKGELLQRIARHTMDELVRCIFSHLPDVDNSEMSPVSGVNTLTRSSGLNSEPAFGSRQYENGNMTSEYDGQTLSANLVSNTYVHAGAVGLDDETIETGSGKDSSSHDLILMTKPYGVLCMMEIFHFLCSLLNVVENMGMDPRSSTIAIDEDVPLFALSLINSAIQLGGPSIRHHPTLLCFIQDELFHNLMQFGLSTSPLILSMVCSIVLNLYHHLRTELKFQLEAFFSCVILRLAQSRYGASYQQQEVAMEALVDFCRQETFMVEMYANLDCDIPCSNVFEDLADLLSKSAFPVNSPLSSMHILALDGLIAVIQGMGERAANASVGSECTPFNLKEYTPYWMEKCDNYSDPSHWVPFVRRRKYIKKRLMIGADNFNRDPKKGLEFLQGAHLLPDKLDPQSVACFFRYTTGLDKNLIGDFLGNHDEFSIQVLHEFAWTFDFQDMNLDTALRLFLETFRLPGESQKIQRVLEAFSERYYEQSPHVLANKDAALLLSYSLILLNTDQHNVQVKKKMTEEDFIRNNRKINGGNDLPREFLSELYHSILKNEIRTTPEQGASFPEMTPSRWIDLILKSQKTAPFILSDCGAYLDHDMFAIVSGPTIAALSVVFDNAEDEEVYQTCIDGFLAVAKISACHHLEDVLDDLVVSLCKFTTLLNPSSFEEPMLEFGDDTKARMATATVFTIANSYGDYIRTGWRNILDCILKLHNLGLLPARVASDASDELELSADRGHNKPITNSLSSGHMPPVNLPKRPSGLMGRFSQFLSLDTEEPKSQPTEEQLAAHQRTLQTIQKFHIDSIFSESKFLQAESLLQLAQALILAAGRLQKGSSSPEDEDGAVFCLELLIAITLTNRDRIVLLWQGVYDHISNIVQSTVMPCALVEKAVFGLFRICQRLLPYKENLADELLRSLQLVLKLDARVADAYCEQITQEVGRLVKANASHIRSQLGWRTITSLLSITARHPEASESGFDALLYVMSDGAHLLPANYVLFVDAARQFAESRVGQAERSVCALDLMADSVDCLSRWASEAKKAMGEEEAVRMSQDIGEMWLRLVQGFRKVCLDQREVVRNHALLSLQKCLTVVDSLHLSHGLWLQCFDLVIFSMLDDLHEIAQGQAQKDYRNMEGTLILAMKLLPKVFLRLLPDLSQLTTFVKLWLGVLNRMEKYMRVKIRGKKSEKLHELVPELLKNTLIVMKTRGVLVPRSATGGESLWEMTWSQVNNIAPSLQSEVFPDQSLEQSCHGEAAADLVSDESDKVPSTQMSSFEGAAGGG; encoded by the exons ATGGGGCAGCTAAAGCTGAAAACAGGAATCAAGGCAATGGAAGAACCTCTTCCTGAATGTGATCGGTATTCTAGTAAGGCTACTTTATCATGcgtgattaattcagaaataggAGCTGTGTTAGCAGTAATGAGGAGAAATGTAAGGTGGGGCGTGCATTATATGTCCAATGAAGATCAGTTGGAGCACTCCCTAATTCAGTCTTTGAAAGCATTACGCAAGCAGATTTTTACATGGCAGCATCGCTGGCATACCATCAACCCTTCTGTGTACCTTCAACCATTTCTAGACGTGATTCGATCGGATGAAACTGGTGCTCCAATCACTGGTGTTGCTTTGTCTTCTGTTTACAAGATCTTAACACTCGATGTCATTGATCGAAACACTGTAAATGTTGAAGATGCAATGCACTTGTTAGTTGATGCTGTCACTAGCTGTCGATTTGAGGTGACTGATCCTGCATCGGAAGAGGTTGTTCTAATGAAgatattacaagttcttttggCTTGTATGAAGAGCAAAGCATCTGTCATGTTGAGTAATCAGCATGTTTGCACTATAGTGAATGCTTGTTTCCGTATAGTCCACCAAGCAGGAACTAAAGGTGAGTTATTACAGCGTATAGCTCGGCACACCATGGATGAACTTGTTAGGTGTATCTTTTCGCACCTTCCTGATGTTGACAACTCAGAAATGTCTCCAGTAAGTGGAGTCAATACTCTCACCAGG AGTTCTGGGTTGAACAGTGAGCCTGCATTTGGGAGTAGGCAATATGAGAATGGTAACATGACTTCTGAATATGATGGTCAAACGTTATCTGCAAATCTTGTATCCAATACTTATGTACATGCAGGAGCAGTAGGACTGGATGATGAGACAATTGAGACTGGATCTGGAAAGGATAGCTCATCACATGACTTAATTCTGATGACAAAGCCATATGGAGTACTCTGCATGATGGAAATATTTCATTTCTTGTGCTCTTTGCTAAATGTTGTTGAGAATATGGGAATGGATCCCAGATCAAGTACTATAGCTATTGACGAAGATGTGCCCCTATTTGCCTTGAGTTTGATAAATTCTGCTATACAGTTGGGTGGTCCTTCCATTCGCCATCACCCTACATTACTGTGTTTCATTCAGGATGAACTGTTTCATAATCTGATGCAGTTTGGCCTGTCAACAAGTCCACTTATTCTTTCAATGGTATGCAGCATTGTTCTTAATCTGTATCATCATCTGCGTACTGAGCTCAAATTCCAGCTGGAGGCTTTCTTTTCTTGTGTGATTTTGAGGCTTGCACAAAGCAGATATGGAGCATCCTACCAGCAGCAGGAGGTTGCAATGGAGGCTCTTGTTGACTTCTGTCGGCAAGAAACATTTATGGTGGAAATGTATGCTAACTTAGATTGTGACATACCTTGCAGTAATGTCTTTGAAGATCTCGCTGATCTTTTGTCTAAGAGTGCTTTCCCTGTCAACAGCCCCCTGTCATCAATGCACATTCTAGCTTTGGATGGTCTTATTGCTGTTATTCAGGGTATGGGTGAGAGGGCTGCCAATGCATCAGTTGGTTCAGAGTGCACTCCATTTAATCTTAAAGAGTACACTCCATATTGGATGGAAAAGTGTGATAATTATAGTGACCCTAGTCACTGGGTTCCATTTGTTCGACGGAGAAAATACATCAAAAAAAGGTTGATGATTGGAGCTGATAACTTCAATCGTGATCCCAAGAAAGGGCTAGAATTCCTCCAAGGAGCACATCTTTTGCCTGACAAACTTGATCCTCAAAGTGTGGCATGCTTTTTCAGGTATACAACTGGGTTGGATAAGAATCTAATTGGGGATTTTCTGGGGAATCATGATGAGTTTAGTATTCAGGTTCTTCATGAATTTGCTTGGACTTTTGATTTCCAAGATATGAATTTGGATACTGCATTGCGACTGTTTTTAGAAACATTCAGACTGCCTGGAGAGTCACAAAAGATACAAAGAGTCTTGGAGGCATTCTCAGAGAGATATTATGAGCAATCACCACATGTTCTTGCTAATAAGGATGCTGCTCTCTTGTTATCATATTCATTGATACTGCTTAATACAGACCAACACAATGTACAAGTGAAGAAAAAAATGACAGAGGAGgattttattagaaataatcGAAAAATTAATGGTGGCAATGATCTACCTCGAGAATTTCTATCAGAGCTGTATCACTCAATATTGAAGAATGAGATTCGCACAACCCCAGAACAAGGTGCTAGTTTTCCTGAAATGACCCCAAGTCGGTGGATTGACTTAATCCTCAAATCACAGAAAACTGCTCCTTTCATATTATCAGATTGTGGAGCCTACCTTGACCACGATATGTTTGCAATAGTGTCAGGGCCAACTATAGCTGCTCTTTCTGTAGTTTTTGATAATGCAGAAGATGAAGAGGTTTACCAAACATGTATTGATGGATTCCTAGCTGTTGCGAAAATTTCAGCATGCCATCATCTCGAAGATGTACTTGATGATCTTGTTGTGTCTCTCTGTAAGTTCACGACGCTGCTGAACCCATCATCGTTTGAGGAACCTATGTTGGAGTTTGGTGATGACACAAAAGCTAGAATGGCAACTGCGACAGTTTTCACCATTGCCAACAGTTATGGTGATTACATTCGCACAGGTTGGAGAAATATCCTGGATTGCATTTTAAAGCTGCACAATCTTGGTCTTCTCCCAGCCCGTGTGGCCAGTGATGCAAGTGATGAGTTGGAGCTTTCTGCTGACCGCGGACATAATAAACCTATCACAAATTCTTTATCTTCTGGTCATATGCCTCCTGTGAATCTTCCTAAGAGACCGTCTGGATTGATGGGCCGATTTAGTCAATTCTTGTCCCTTGACACAGAAGAGCCAAAGTCACAACCTACTGAGGAACAACTAGCAGCCCATCAGCGTACGCTTCAGACAATTCAAAAGTTCCATATTGACAGCATCTTTAGTGAGAGTAAGTTTCTGCAAGCTGAATCTTTATTGCAGCTTGCACAAGCACTCATCTTGGCTGCAGGAAGACTTCAGAAAGGGAGCAGCTCGCCTGAGGATGAAGACGGTGCAGTTTTCTGTCTGGAGTTGCTGATTGCAATAACTCTGACTAATAGGGACAGGATTGTGCTTCTTTGGCAGGGTGTCTATGATCACATCTCAAACATTGTTCAGTCAACAGTCATGCCATGTGCTCTTGTGGAAAAGGCTGTCTTTGGTCTCTTCCGTATTTGTCAGCGGTTGCTTCCATACAAAGAGAATCTCGCAGATGAACTTTTGAGGTCATTGCAACTTGTGTTAAAACTTGATGCCCGGGTTGCCGATGCATACTGTGAACAGATTACACAAGAAGTGGGTCGTCTTGTAAAAGCAAATGCTTCTCACATCAGATCCCAGTTAGGGTGGCGTACTATTACATCCCTACTTTCTATCACTGCTCGACATCCTGAAGCTTCAGAGTCTGGGTTTGACGCTTTACTATATGTTATGTCTGATGGTGCCCACTTGTTACCAGccaattatgttttgtttgtGGATGCAGCAAGGCAGTTTGCTGAGTCTCGTGTTGGACAGGCAGAGCGTTCTGTATGTGCACTCGATCTTATGGCAGATTCTGTCGATTGCTTATCACGGTGGGCCTCTGAGGCTAAGAAAGCTATGGGAGAAGAGGAAGCTGTCAGGATGTCTCAAGATATTGGTGAAATGTGGTTGCGACTTGTGCAGGGATTTAGAAAAGTTTGTTTGGATCAGAGAGAAGTGGTTAGAAATCATGCTTTGTTGTCATTACAGAAGTGCCTGACAGTAGTGGACAGTTTACATCTTTCTCATGGTCTTTGGTTACAGTGTTTTGATCTGGTTATATTTTCAATGCTTGATGACTTGCATGAAATTGCCCAAGGTCAAGCTCAAAAGGATTATCGCAACATGGAAGGAACTCTTATACTTGCCATGAAACTCTTGCCGAAGGTATTTCTTCGGTTGCTTCCCGATCTATCTCAACTTACAACCTTCGTCAAATTATGGCTTGGTGTTCTCAACCGCATGGAAAAATATATGAGGGTCAAAATTAGAGGTAAGAAAAGTGAAAAGCTTCATGAGCTAGTACCTGAGCTGCTTAAGAATACCTTAATTGTTATGAAGACCAGGGGAGTACTTGTGCCTAGAAGTGCTACAGGTGGAGAAAGTTTGTGGGAAATGACTTGGTCACAAGTGAATAACATTGCTCCTTCCTTGCAATCTGAAGTCTTTCCTGATCAAAGTTTAGAGCAGTCATGCCATGGTGAAGCAGCAGCAGATCTAGTATCTGATGAATCAGACAAAGTACCGTCAACCCAAATGTCATCTTTTGAAGGTGCTGCTGGTGGAGGTTAG